The stretch of DNA TCTGAACACTGAAACACAACTTTGTTATCTAGCACCATAAAAATCAACAACTATTTTGTAAACCCAAACTACTGTTTTATTAGTTAAACATGCTTTAAAAATCAGCAACATAGTTGAAAGAGGCAAGTGATAGCCCATTATAGTCCATAGAAAACAAaggtaaacaaatatattttacttCCTGGTTGTGTGTGTCCAAGTCCATATCTCTGCGATCATTCTGCACAGCACCACATACTGGTAATGTACATGAGGGAATGTTAAATGTGCTCTAAAGGAAATGGTGTTGTGTGGAAGAATGTAAATCAAAAAATGTCACCcaagtacactactttagatcagagccctatgggactagtgcactactttagaccagagccctacgggactataatgcactactttagaccagagctctacgggactagtgcactactttagaccagagccctatgggatacCTTATGGACCCTGATCAAAAGCAATGAAATATATATAGGTCATAGAGTGTCATTTGGGAGACAGCTACGGTTCTCCTGCTCACAGGGCTAGGAGTGTAGGGGAGCTGAGGGAGTCAGAGGATTGATTGTTGCTGCTGCTCCCTCTCTGTTGGGCTACGCCACAGGTAGGCAACGCCTCCGCCTCAGGATAGCTGAAGACGAAGGAGGAGGTGTACGTGGTGCAGGATGGGGTGCAGGTGACCACAGGGGTGCACAGGGGCTCAAAGTCATTATTGGCTGTGCTGTAGAGAGGCTCCCAGTCCTGGGTGTACAGGGAGCTGGTCAGATCGACATCGGGCACCGACCGGGCCGTCTCCATCTCCGtcttggagaggagagacagggactgctCCAGGCAGGCTGTGTCCAGGTCGGCCATCTTGACGTCAGAGACGGAGATGGAGGCGGTGGACAGGAGGGGGCTGCTGGAGAAGATTGAGGCGGAGAGGTTGGAGCTGGCGGTCGACGGAATGGAGGTGAGGGGAGTTGCCGAGCAGACGGAGCTGGGGACCATGCTTTGAGACTGGGGTGGGGACAGCTGGATGGAGACCCCGTAGGAGTGGGAGGGGAAAACAGTGTCCATATCAGAGGGGATCTTGCAGATGGGCTGGTGGGCTGCCAGGATAAACTCCAACTTCTCCTTCTCTTTGAGCAGGTTGGCGATATCGTTCTGGAGAGCGGACTTCTCATCCTCCAGCTCGTCAGTTTCACCCTGCAGAGTGTCGGTGAGTTCCTTCCTCCTGTTGCGGCATTTAGCTGCTGCCTGCTTGTTCCTCTCTCTACGGAAACTCTTCTTCGCCTCTTCCTCAGGAGAAAGCtatagaagaaaaagaagaaaaaaaaagaaaatgaatTCCCCGCTGTCTTTGAATGAAATGTCATCATTAAATCCTACATGAATGGTTTTCCATATTCAAAACCAAAGTGACGTAAATGAATCACTATACATTGCTTCTAGATCAGGTCTAAGATCAGTTAAGATATTTACCTGTTCCATTCTGGCTCTGCGCCCAGAGCTGTGGCCCTTGTTCCTCATGGCACTAGTGTAGGTTGGGGGGCTGACACTGTAGGGATGGACTCTGTGATTAGAGGCCATGGAGGATACGAGCGGCTGGTCCATCCACTGCAGGTCTGGACTGGCAGAGACAGCCGTGACAGTAGGGATGAAGGAGCCACTGGACACTGAAGTCAGGTCTGTGAAGTCCTGTtcgagaaagaggagagaattcAGTCAGTACAGGAGCATTTCTATCCAGACAGGGTAGATTACTAGGGTGGGTGGGCGATGCTGCTGAACCAATGCACAGCGCCGCATCATGTCCCTTCATGCATATGAATGAAGCCAGTCGGTCTATTAAAAGGCCATACGGTTTATAAATATCCCTCCTGATGTAAGCTATGACGCAGAACTTTTCTCTGGAGTTTCCTCGCTAAATGAATTACCTATAggagtgtgtagtggtcagtgttGCAGAGCAGAACCGAGTCTGATGCTTTATTACGCGTCAACATCTAGGATACTATAAGGAGACGTCATGCATTGTTATAGCCTAACATGTTATTGGTTATTCTAATAaaattacagtaaaaaaaaataaaacaattattacTGTAATGTTAATACACTATAGTATCAGTACTTGACTTGTACTGAAATAGGTGCTGGTACTCATTGTCTGCGCCGGTACTGTTTATAAATGTATCTGCGGGATCTCCACAATACCTTCgcgctaatattctataagaagTACAGGAGCTAGCGTTGAGCTCAAACAATATTACATTTGGAGGTGCCAATCCTCGGCTCTGGTGAGCTCCTTCCCAAGTCAAGCGCTGACTAGTAGTACAGCTATCAGTGACATTGTAACTAAGGCAATATGCCTTTATTGATCGATCAACGTACCTGAGATTGGGGAGAGCCTATAGTGGAGTAAGATCCCGCAGGAGAGTTGTAGTAACCCAGGTTGTCGCAAGCTGGAGAAGCGGTACTGCACCGGGAAGAGGAGTCACAATCCGTGTTGAAAGCAGAGTACATCATCGTTTCAGGAGATCACGAAGAAACTCGGCAAAATCCAAAAGCGTCGGCTAAAGTTGTCAAAGTCAGGTGATCCCTTTTTCAGGTTTGCTGTTGTGGATAGAGATCCTGTGTTGTAGTCTATTTCGTATCTTTGCGTTCTCTTTTTAGCTGCTAAAAGTTTGACTGCCAACTCTGACTGCTCGCAGGGTTTTTATAGTTTTCCACCCGACTGGCGAGGAAATACTCATGACGTAGACATGGATCGTACCTCCATGATCAGCGCGACATAACAACAGTTTTTAAACATGCTAAATACTAATTTTAACACTCGTAACACATTGCATAGTGTATAATAGTTCAAATATGTGATTTAACGTGCCTTTGTTGTGTGTT from Salvelinus fontinalis isolate EN_2023a chromosome 20, ASM2944872v1, whole genome shotgun sequence encodes:
- the LOC129817868 gene encoding protein c-Fos-like; this encodes MMYSAFNTDCDSSSRCSTASPACDNLGYYNSPAGSYSTIGSPQSQDFTDLTSVSSGSFIPTVTAVSASPDLQWMDQPLVSSMASNHRVHPYSVSPPTYTSAMRNKGHSSGRRARMEQLSPEEEAKKSFRRERNKQAAAKCRNRRKELTDTLQGETDELEDEKSALQNDIANLLKEKEKLEFILAAHQPICKIPSDMDTVFPSHSYGVSIQLSPPQSQSMVPSSVCSATPLTSIPSTASSNLSASIFSSSPLLSTASISVSDVKMADLDTACLEQSLSLLSKTEMETARSVPDVDLTSSLYTQDWEPLYSTANNDFEPLCTPVVTCTPSCTTYTSSFVFSYPEAEALPTCGVAQQRGSSSNNQSSDSLSSPTLLAL